Proteins found in one Gemmatimonas sp. genomic segment:
- a CDS encoding competence/damage-inducible protein A: protein MNIEIVTIGDELLLGFTIDTNAAHLARELAALGVRIVRRATCGDDADSIATAVREALERTGAVITTGGLGPTADDMTKPAIASIFGRGMVMDAAILSSLEERWLKRFGHELPASNRQQAMVPEACTILPNRHGSAPGIWLEDAQQQWVAMLPGVPREMRGMLADTVIPHLRDRLPTGGPVIRARTLRTANIAESALADKLGDLARGVNGLSLAYLPGNDGVDLRLTSYTLPARETEAALTAAALLVRERVGRFIYGEGDDDLAMLMLTECATRGATLAVAESCTGGMLGMRLTAVPGSSRVVQGGTIAYANAVKVRELGVAQGDLDEHGAVSEPVARAMATGARLRFGTNIGIGITGIAGPDGGTPEKPVGTVWVAIDLDGEVRAVRAILPGDRSEIRYRAAQLALDRLRRAFERDPDPVAWTARG, encoded by the coding sequence ATGAACATCGAAATCGTCACGATCGGCGACGAGCTCCTGCTCGGCTTCACGATCGACACGAACGCCGCGCATCTCGCGCGAGAATTGGCGGCCCTGGGGGTGCGGATCGTGCGCCGCGCCACGTGCGGCGATGATGCCGATTCCATCGCCACCGCCGTGCGCGAAGCGCTCGAGCGCACCGGCGCGGTGATCACCACCGGCGGGCTCGGCCCCACCGCCGACGACATGACGAAGCCGGCCATCGCCTCGATCTTCGGGCGCGGCATGGTCATGGACGCCGCGATTCTCTCCAGCCTCGAAGAACGGTGGCTCAAGCGCTTCGGCCACGAGCTGCCCGCCAGCAACCGCCAGCAGGCCATGGTACCGGAAGCCTGCACGATTCTCCCCAATCGTCATGGCTCCGCCCCCGGCATCTGGCTGGAAGACGCGCAGCAGCAATGGGTCGCCATGCTCCCGGGCGTGCCCCGCGAAATGCGCGGGATGCTGGCCGACACGGTCATCCCCCATCTGCGCGACCGGCTGCCCACTGGTGGCCCGGTGATCCGTGCGCGCACGCTCCGCACCGCGAACATCGCCGAGTCGGCGCTGGCCGATAAGCTCGGTGACTTGGCCCGCGGCGTGAACGGGCTCTCGCTGGCCTACCTCCCCGGCAACGACGGGGTCGACCTACGCCTCACGTCGTATACGCTGCCGGCCCGCGAAACCGAAGCGGCGCTCACCGCGGCCGCGCTGCTCGTGCGCGAGAGGGTGGGTCGCTTCATCTACGGCGAAGGCGATGATGATCTGGCCATGCTCATGCTCACCGAGTGCGCGACACGCGGCGCCACGCTCGCGGTGGCGGAAAGCTGCACCGGCGGAATGCTGGGGATGCGGTTGACCGCCGTCCCGGGCTCCAGCAGGGTCGTGCAAGGCGGAACGATCGCGTATGCGAATGCGGTCAAGGTCCGCGAGCTCGGGGTCGCACAGGGCGATCTGGACGAACACGGCGCCGTCAGTGAACCGGTGGCGCGCGCGATGGCCACCGGGGCGCGTCTCCGCTTCGGTACCAACATCGGCATTGGCATCACCGGCATTGCCGGCCCCGACGGCGGCACTCCCGAGAAGCCGGTGGGTACCGTCTGGGTGGCGATCGACCTCGATGGCGAGGTCCGTGCAGTACGGGCCATCCTGCCCGGGGACCGTTCGGAAATCCGGTATCGGGCAGCCCAGTTGGCGCTCGATCGCTTGCGTCGCGCGTTCGAACGCGACCCGGATCCCGTCGCATGGACGGCCCGGGGCTGA
- a CDS encoding ADP-ribosylation factor-like protein, producing MSMINYASREINCKIVFYGPGLGGKTTNLEYVYGKVSPNTRGKLISLATETERTLFFDFLPVDLGTIRGFRTRFHLYTVPGQVYYNASRKLILKGVDGVVFVADSQVERAEANLESMQNLYDNMAAYGYDLTRMPFVIQYNKRDLPNAAPLAELQAMLNPGWEVTDPTRMRAVADPFKPGELLVSQLPTGEWVERVPTFEAVAVTGDGVFDTLKAVSKLVLKTLA from the coding sequence ATGTCGATGATCAACTATGCGTCCCGAGAGATCAACTGCAAGATCGTGTTTTACGGTCCGGGGCTCGGTGGGAAGACGACCAATCTCGAGTATGTCTATGGCAAGGTGTCGCCGAATACCCGCGGCAAGCTGATCTCGCTGGCCACGGAAACCGAACGCACCCTGTTTTTTGATTTCCTGCCGGTCGATCTGGGCACGATTCGCGGCTTCCGGACGCGATTTCATTTGTACACCGTGCCCGGTCAGGTCTATTACAATGCCAGCCGCAAGCTCATCTTGAAGGGCGTGGATGGTGTGGTGTTCGTGGCCGACTCACAGGTGGAGCGCGCCGAGGCCAACCTCGAGTCCATGCAGAACCTGTATGACAACATGGCGGCGTATGGCTACGATCTTACGCGCATGCCGTTCGTGATTCAGTACAACAAGCGTGATCTGCCGAATGCGGCGCCGCTCGCGGAGCTGCAGGCCATGCTCAATCCAGGCTGGGAAGTGACCGACCCGACGCGCATGCGCGCAGTGGCGGATCCCTTCAAGCCGGGCGAGCTTCTGGTTAGCCAGTTGCCGACCGGTGAGTGGGTGGAGCGCGTTCCGACCTTCGAAGCCGTCGCCGTCACGGGCGACGGCGTGTTCGACACCCTGAAAGCCGTTTCCAAGCTGGTGCTCAAAACGCTCGCATAA
- a CDS encoding CDP-alcohol phosphatidyltransferase family protein, with amino-acid sequence MNLPNAITLGRIALTPLIAWLPFTTSWTARLIAFLLFTIAAVTDYWDGHLARSRNLVTDLGRLLDPLADKLLLVATLIPMYWLQKHYTLLVPDGTMPQPTPLLFQTPFGAVSLPLWIVIVVLGREAFMTVFRQVAAHRGLVIAAIGPAKWKTTFQSIWLGAAYFWFFAATLATRRGWEGDGAWQAFAYFNGFVGVTSMIGAVVLTLWSLWLYLRRYGKQVARLA; translated from the coding sequence GTGAACCTTCCGAACGCAATCACGCTGGGCCGCATCGCCCTGACGCCGCTGATTGCGTGGTTGCCGTTCACCACGTCGTGGACCGCTCGCCTCATCGCGTTCCTGCTGTTCACGATTGCCGCCGTCACCGACTACTGGGACGGCCATCTCGCCCGGTCGCGCAATCTCGTCACCGACCTCGGACGTCTGCTCGATCCGCTGGCCGATAAGCTGCTCCTCGTGGCCACGCTGATTCCGATGTATTGGCTGCAGAAGCACTACACGCTGCTGGTGCCCGACGGCACGATGCCGCAACCCACGCCGCTGCTGTTTCAAACGCCGTTCGGCGCCGTCTCCCTGCCGCTGTGGATCGTGATCGTCGTGCTCGGGCGCGAAGCCTTCATGACCGTGTTCCGGCAGGTCGCCGCGCATCGGGGTCTGGTCATTGCCGCGATTGGCCCCGCCAAATGGAAAACGACGTTTCAGAGTATTTGGCTGGGCGCCGCGTACTTCTGGTTTTTCGCGGCCACGTTGGCGACGCGGCGGGGCTGGGAAGGGGACGGCGCGTGGCAGGCGTTCGCGTACTTCAATGGGTTCGTCGGCGTCACCAGCATGATCGGCGCGGTGGTGCTGACGCTGTGGAGCCTGTGGCTGTACCTGCGCCGCTACGGCAAGCAGGTCGCGCGGCTGGCCTGA
- a CDS encoding roadblock/LC7 domain-containing protein, whose translation MSVGAATWSFTEDDFGAITITLQRFLYDAKARCALLVDRSGQLVATVGEPPNFDATAFATLTAADFSANDQLARLIGESDFNVLFHQGEKESMYLADIARRVILVVLFDNRTTLGLVRLRMKSAVDELTKTFEGVFSRGGSASTPPPGFLAGAEDEIDRLFQ comes from the coding sequence ATGTCTGTCGGCGCCGCCACCTGGTCGTTCACCGAGGACGACTTCGGGGCCATCACCATTACGCTGCAGCGGTTCCTCTACGACGCAAAGGCGCGTTGCGCCCTCCTCGTGGACCGGAGCGGACAGCTGGTCGCCACGGTCGGCGAGCCGCCAAACTTCGACGCGACCGCCTTCGCGACGCTTACGGCGGCCGATTTCAGTGCCAACGACCAGTTGGCGCGGCTGATCGGCGAAAGCGACTTCAACGTCCTGTTCCATCAGGGCGAGAAGGAGTCGATGTATCTCGCCGATATCGCACGACGCGTCATCCTCGTCGTGCTCTTCGACAATCGCACCACGCTCGGTCTCGTCCGGCTGCGTATGAAGTCGGCCGTCGACGAGCTCACGAAGACGTTCGAAGGCGTCTTCTCCCGCGGCGGGTCCGCATCCACGCCGCCGCCGGGATTCCTGGCCGGCGCCGAGGATGAGATCGATCGGCTTTTTCAGTAA
- a CDS encoding DnaJ C-terminal domain-containing protein encodes MANAKDFYQVLGVSSTATADEIKKQYRRLAKQHHPDANQNDPKAAERFKEISEAHNVLGDADKRKEYDDMRRMGAFGGMSGFGGARPSSRPGSSGTARPGQPGAGTFNDFDVGGIGGLGDLFSSMFGGAAGAGRPRAKGPERGQSIEQTVEVPFRVAAVGGKVPVDIEVNEECATCHGNGAAPGAQVRPCGECSGRGVISFGQGSFAVNRPCPVCSGRGSVPTERCPTCRGTGDTRVSRKVLIAVPSGAETGAKVRLRGQGGKGAAGGQAGDLVITFTVTPDRFYKRDGLDLIATVPINIAQATLGSRISVKTLDDKKVAIRIPAGTSAGKRFKITGQGIEKDGKKGDLLVEVTITVPETLTEAQEKAMREFAEAGGMKF; translated from the coding sequence ATGGCCAACGCGAAGGACTTCTATCAAGTGCTTGGGGTCTCGTCGACGGCCACCGCCGACGAGATCAAGAAGCAGTACCGCCGATTGGCGAAGCAGCATCATCCCGACGCAAATCAGAACGACCCCAAGGCCGCTGAACGCTTCAAGGAAATCTCCGAGGCGCACAACGTGCTCGGCGATGCCGACAAGCGGAAGGAATACGACGACATGCGGCGCATGGGGGCCTTTGGCGGAATGAGCGGCTTCGGCGGCGCGCGTCCGTCATCGCGCCCAGGTTCGTCGGGCACCGCACGTCCGGGGCAGCCTGGTGCGGGCACCTTCAACGACTTTGATGTCGGTGGCATCGGTGGACTCGGCGACCTGTTCTCGTCGATGTTCGGCGGCGCCGCCGGCGCTGGGCGTCCGCGGGCCAAGGGTCCTGAGCGCGGGCAGTCGATCGAGCAGACGGTGGAAGTGCCGTTCCGGGTGGCGGCGGTCGGCGGCAAAGTGCCCGTCGACATCGAGGTGAACGAGGAGTGCGCCACCTGCCACGGCAACGGGGCGGCGCCCGGCGCACAGGTGCGTCCGTGCGGCGAGTGCAGCGGCCGAGGGGTGATCTCATTCGGACAGGGCAGCTTCGCGGTGAATCGCCCGTGCCCGGTGTGCTCCGGTCGTGGCAGTGTGCCGACGGAACGTTGTCCCACCTGTCGTGGTACCGGAGACACACGGGTATCACGCAAAGTGCTCATCGCCGTGCCATCTGGTGCAGAAACAGGCGCCAAGGTCCGGCTGCGCGGGCAGGGTGGAAAAGGCGCCGCTGGCGGTCAGGCGGGCGATCTCGTGATCACCTTTACCGTGACGCCCGATCGCTTCTACAAACGCGATGGGCTCGATCTCATCGCGACCGTGCCGATCAACATCGCGCAGGCCACACTCGGTTCGCGCATCAGCGTGAAGACGCTCGACGACAAGAAGGTCGCCATTCGCATTCCGGCCGGCACCTCGGCCGGCAAGCGCTTCAAGATCACCGGACAAGGCATCGAGAAGGACGGCAAGAAGGGTGACCTGCTGGTCGAAGTCACCATCACCGTCCCCGAGACCTTGACCGAAGCACAGGAGAAGGCGATGCGCGAGTTCGCGGAAGCTGGTGGGATGAAGTTCTGA
- a CDS encoding PEP-CTERM sorting domain-containing protein, with the protein MKKVLFTAAMIAVAASNVGAQTPVTAIDGSQGWAPVNRFGSAEAVRGSQTIDGAYNRGTNPGSLHFSGAADVSGGLRNRVALLNPTGFGLLANLESVGFDWYRSAASTTGAIQSPALRLFVSSGERNATLSELIWEWAYNGTGDAPTGAWQTVSNSLATGTWWRFSGGQQSCSVNNDQQLYTALGNWSNCLGAGAVVYGISVGLGSLPDAGSFDGAVDLPTLKFAQQSATSWDFGTSSTVVPEPSTYALMAAGLAGLFAVQRRRRQSV; encoded by the coding sequence ATGAAGAAAGTGTTGTTCACCGCCGCGATGATCGCGGTCGCCGCGTCGAATGTCGGCGCGCAAACGCCTGTCACCGCCATTGATGGCTCTCAGGGTTGGGCGCCGGTCAACCGATTCGGCAGCGCTGAAGCAGTGCGAGGCTCGCAAACGATCGACGGGGCGTATAATCGCGGAACCAATCCTGGATCGCTCCACTTTTCGGGGGCGGCCGATGTTTCCGGCGGCCTTCGCAATCGCGTTGCGCTCCTGAATCCCACGGGCTTTGGGTTGTTGGCCAATCTGGAGTCAGTTGGTTTTGATTGGTATCGAAGTGCCGCTTCTACAACTGGCGCAATCCAATCCCCCGCACTCCGGCTTTTCGTGTCGTCCGGAGAGCGTAACGCGACGCTCAGCGAACTGATTTGGGAGTGGGCGTATAACGGAACCGGGGATGCCCCGACAGGCGCTTGGCAGACCGTGTCGAATTCGCTCGCGACAGGCACCTGGTGGCGGTTTTCGGGCGGGCAGCAATCCTGTTCTGTGAACAATGACCAGCAGCTCTATACCGCGCTCGGAAACTGGAGCAACTGTCTCGGCGCAGGGGCTGTTGTGTACGGCATCAGTGTGGGGCTTGGATCGCTTCCGGATGCGGGTAGCTTCGACGGTGCGGTCGATCTTCCAACGCTCAAGTTCGCGCAGCAGAGCGCGACATCATGGGACTTCGGAACTTCCTCCACCGTTGTCCCCGAGCCGTCCACCTACGCCCTCATGGCCGCCGGCCTCGCCGGCCTCTTCGCCGTCCAGCGTCGTCGGCGCCAGTCGGTCTGA
- a CDS encoding nucleotide exchange factor GrpE: protein MTDPMSDAPVDNMDPMETQETATVQPPIEDGDDLQQAQRELDSQKDKYLRLAAEYDNFRRRAVKERQEAGWRAQGELVRGLLDGLDDITRFAAVDPATVDAKSVIDGMQLVEKKLFKSLSGHGFEVIDPTGHPFDPAKHEAVSTAPAAQPEEDGMVAVCFQVGYVINGHVLRPARVVVKQWTGA, encoded by the coding sequence ATGACCGACCCGATGTCTGACGCTCCGGTGGACAACATGGATCCGATGGAAACGCAGGAAACCGCTACCGTGCAGCCACCGATCGAAGACGGTGACGACCTGCAGCAGGCGCAGCGCGAACTCGACTCGCAGAAGGACAAGTATCTGCGTCTCGCCGCCGAGTACGACAACTTCCGTCGTCGTGCCGTAAAGGAACGGCAGGAAGCGGGCTGGCGCGCCCAGGGGGAACTGGTGCGCGGCCTGCTCGACGGCCTCGATGATATCACGCGCTTCGCCGCCGTCGATCCGGCCACGGTCGATGCGAAGTCGGTGATCGACGGCATGCAGCTGGTCGAGAAGAAGCTGTTCAAGTCCCTTTCCGGGCACGGCTTCGAAGTCATCGACCCCACCGGCCATCCGTTCGATCCGGCAAAGCATGAAGCGGTCAGCACCGCCCCGGCCGCGCAACCCGAAGAAGACGGCATGGTCGCCGTCTGTTTTCAGGTCGGCTACGTCATCAATGGCCACGTGCTCCGTCCGGCGCGCGTGGTGGTGAAGCAGTGGACCGGCGCCTGA